The segment caactttttcacaattaggtcctaaatatcatttcctatcaaaatcacttaataaaaccaccttaatatgaaattagaacttaaatttcataataattcatcataaaattccttatccatccagggtaacttccaatttcacccataaaatcaaaaactaatgaattctacaagtggacctaattgtaaaagtcataaaaacataaaattatcaagaaaaagcaagaattagactcacatgatgtaaaaatatgaaaaccagctttctccagaccttctatggcgttttggctgagaaattatgaagaaaatgtctagatttttcaattacatcattatttaactattaacttttatctatttccaattttgcccttgttcacattgttttcttgcttatttcatacccaaaccgtccagccattaacctttgggtctaattgctctttaaatccatcttttaaatacttaagctatttactcacaatttaacaaattttgtgctattttcaatttaatccttttcaattaattagccatccaaacgttaaaattttctaactaaactttaatactaactcaatgacactccataaatatttataaaaatatttatagctcgattttcaactttgaggtctcgatacctcatttttgacccgcttgacctaataaattcttttaattcactaatttcaccatttcacaaattcttctaaattcttacttgactcataaatattaaattactatcttgttcaatcttatttgtcgaatttagtgatctcaaatcaccatttccgacaccactgaaaattaggccgttacaataataatgtaaaataaaagaatattacatttattcactgtaacttaccttgatacaaaatgtgactaaactttacaatttagtcatttactttttcttttccccgatctactcccgaatttcgttcttcttgatctataatagtaaatttaacttatttaatattcacatttattaaaacagtccttgacccaaactttggaaaaattatatttttacccctaaactttcacatatttgcacttttgccccaaggctcgtaaattaaacttcatcctattttcttatgttttatgacatgctgatcattttcccttctatggcaatatcaaaatcacactctaacatatacttatgactattggtattttttttcccgatttaagcccttttactcgttttcacttaaaaccgagtagcataagttgtttaacataatttaaaacctcatattctatcataaaacaccaaaatacacaaatttcagctatgggtattttttcaaaaatgaaccctaggttgaattatttctagaataagcttaatcaagttaccgggactccaaaaacgtaaagatcattaaaaacagggcttggaatcacttactatgaagcttgaaagttgaagaaaccctagctatggaggagagaaaaaatcggcagaaactaattgagaagatgaccatttttgtgttatttttccctttttaattcatttaatatccaaatgaccaaattgcccttccttactaaactttcaaaaattcctttcatgtcctaatttttgtccatgaacttaaaattggtcaaattgttatttaaaccctcctaattaatattccaaagcaatttcatactaaaaacttctagaatgcaagttttgcaaattattcgatttagtccctaacctcaacttaagcactttatgcatagaatttcatcacgaaattttcacacaatcatgtaatcataccatgaacctcaaaataataataaaataaatttttctacctcgaatttgtggtttcacaacacTGTTCCGTTTagaccctatttcgggatgttacatgattaaaataaaatacaagtatagTAGGGGCTGCATAAGAAAAATTTGTATAGAAGTTTACTTTCTTTGTTTAATATTGATTTGAATAAGATGTTTCAGCCTTACTACATTACTTTATTAGATATTACATTACATTTCCACGTAAAATCGGTGTGTTctgttttttcttttatttgcgaTACATTAGCATTCTTGACATTCTATTTTAACAGGAGGATAATATTCAAAATGAGGGTTGGGTGActgaaatataattttaaataaagttaatgaacaagtgactaaaatgtaacaaatCGATAACGTTAGTAGCTATTATATAACTTTTAAAAGTTGGGTGactgaaatttaattttaaataaagtttAGGACAAGTCATATAGTCTACCCTATTTTTTAATGTTTAACCTAGTTTCTAAAATTTCTTTAtcattaattattaaataatgcATAAATTAAATTTCTTATGATTAATACAtcatttgatatttgagtttgatttttattgtgatatttaattttttcaataTGGTACTTATATTTAGCAAAACTTACTCAAGTATCCAAAGCTAATTAACTTTTAGTATTCAATTCGAGTTTCAaagttgatttgatgaaagttaaaTGTTAATATCTAAAACTCAAATTGAACACTAAAAGTTAACATGGATAACTTTGGATACAtgtgtaactttttccaaataCGAGTACCATACTAAAAAATAAGTATCACATTTAAAAATCAAACCCAAATACCAAATGATATattaatcataaaaaattaatttatgcattattcaataattaatgataaataaattttagaaaataggTTAAACACTAAAAAAAAAGATAGATTACACCATATTTtaaggttaatttgataaaagataattattgttatttttaattacttataaatttTGATCAAATCAAACTCAAATTAAACATTAGAAGTTAACATAATTACTATCaaatacgaaaatgtataatttttttttcaaatgcaAGTACTACATCGGGCAAAAAATATAAGTAACACATTAGATAAATATTTCATGCTAACACGTATCtcacattttcttcttcttttgcgTTGTATATGAAATTTGTTAGATATCATTTTTGGTCCCTTTATTCTATTTATATTTAGGGGTGTAAATGAGACACTAGTGCTTGCAAGCTACTTAAATTCGAATTTGATTCGATAATTATTGAGCCGAGCCTGAGCAGCTCGAGTTATCGTTCGAACTGAATTCAAACTTAGTAATAGTTGACTCAAACAACTTGCGAGCCTTATCgagcttttcatatttttatattatcaaaTTACATTATTCtctttaatatattattaaccttaaacttaattattgaattgaaattgaaCACAAAATTTGGTAAAATAGTTTAATTAAGTTGAGCTCAAGTAGCTCGATTATATCTCAACCCGAGCTCGAGCTTAAAAATAAATGCTCAATTGACCTCGAATTTAAAAATAGATATTTGATTAAGCTCGAGCTTAATCGTATTTGAACTTGGCTTGGCTCAATTATACCTTTATCAATATCTATAAACTATACATAAAACTTAGGACTTTCCTTATAGTGACAAGCacgaaaaggttttttttttctgcattacaagaatagttaaattaaaattttaatttttaatttttttaatatcatATAACAATGGTCAAATTTTAAATGTTAGTTTATGTATTACACtcaaaatttaatctttatatttttatactcaACTTTTATAATGTAAGGCTTCCTTGTATAAGGCATGTTTAAGTCATCTTTTTTTTTCAGACATTAAAAGATAACagtaaattttaatgaataaatttacATTGTAATCTttctattatatttaaatttacttATACTTTAATATTTGACATAATTTGGTATCAcactttttataatattattatttagtcTAAATATTTTACTGAAATTAAAACAGTGacgtaaaatttaaaaatagttaacatttttaaaattattagttaaaCTTAAGTTTATTTCAATATTCCTTTTGTCATATGGTAatcaattatatttttaattttaaaatattatataaataaatttaataaaaattaataaagttAATGAagttaacaattaaacttaaaaatttaaattgagaaAGTCTTAGAAAATAACctctaaaatttaataaaaatataggaAGTGATATATGAAAAGTAAGGCAATTATAACctctcaatttttattttataatttattccaaAATTAACCCATGCGAAGTTTGGGTAAAACATACTAGCTAACGTTAACAGCCTAAAAGGTTAAGCTACATCGTGTTGACGACCTTATCCGCTCAatgaaacttgaaattttcataGACGTCCTCGCACTCACTGTCCCTAAAGCTAAACCCCAAAATCCAGACCAAACCCCCCCACTCTCTTAGCTAATGCCTCTCCATTTTCTCAGTGCCCAAACTGATTAATTTTATTTCTCTCTTCTCCAATTATATTTCGAGTATTAAGTTAAACTGAAAATGTCATCTTTATCAGTAAACTTTCTATGTAAAGGTGCGTTCTTTTTTCCTCTTTGCTAAaattattagattttttttttcgtTTACATTTCATTAAATTCCCCTTTTTGGGGATTTTTGGCAGATAGATTCCTAACTGCTGGGAAACCAGGCTACAATCACTtacaggttttttttttcttctttttttttgtggTGAAATTTcatgatatttattttttatgattGAGTTTGAACTTTTAAGCATGTAATTCTGATATACTGTTTTTCATTCTAAAAGTAATTTGCTGTTTCATATAACGAATAAATATAGTTGGTAATCTGCTTTAATCATGTGTTTGTTTGTTGAACCCAGAAATCAAAATATAGAAGCTTTATAACATTGAACTTTCCTGTTTAGTTAGttagtttgtttgtttgtttatgaTGCGAAAATAGTATACAGTTCTGAACTTAACAGAAATCAAAATATAAGTGGACTATTTTTTTTAACTTTGTGTTTTCTACTTTTCTGTCTGCATATTTTACCATACGTCAGGAAGTAAAATGTTCAAAAATTTGCATTTTTGTTCAGTGAAAAATGAAAATTGCTTGATTTTGTTCTGTTTAGCTTTATTTACTATTGCCTTTCGTTTTTTGTGAATTTTCCAGATCTCGTCTATAGGCTATTTTCCAGCAGGAATATTGCAAGCTAGAGTTGGCTTGAATAAAGTGTCGAAGAGAGCTAATTTATTTCCTTGTATTAAGTGTGAGAAGAAAGAGGAGCCAATTGAGCATGTCTCTGTCGAGCGTCCTCCATATTATAGCTATATCGACTCGACTTCTGGGCAGCTTGAACCAGCATCTGGTGCACGTGCAAGTATTCCAGAAGAGGAGTACTGGCCTGAAGGCACTGCTAGTCGAGTCAGGGCTGCCAGGGCACCTGAACCAACTGGAACTTCTGCAGGATCCCCGTCATATGGAAAAAGCCCGGGAAGTAGGAGGAAGAAGCATAAAACATCGGCTGTTGCTCAATCTTCTCAAGTGAGCACTGAACCAAACGAGCCTGTTGTGCCTGAAATTGTGGAGGACATAGTTGACGATCCTAAAGATTCCTCATCTGAGTATGTAATTTACCAGACAGAAACTAAAGAAGATGAAGAAACTGAGTATGAATTAGACAAGAAATTTGGACGCCCTCATCCGTTTATTGATCCAAAAGTAAAGAAACCACTAGAGGAACCACTTACTAGTGAAGAACTATGGTGGAATTGGAGAAAGCCAGAAAAAGAACAATGGTCTAGATGGCAAAGGAGACGACCTGATGTTGAAACAGTTAGTGCCAAAATTTCTTTTATCTTTGATAGAAATTGCGTTCATCTCTAACCAAGCAGcccaaaagtttttttttaaaaaattattattttaaccttTTTTATGTGCTTGTGTGCTGCGAAGGGTATATGTGCATGGGCATGTGTGTGTATGTAAAGAGAGAGAAACGGTTAGTTTCCATGTGTTTTCATGCAATGAAACATGTGCTTTCAAAGGTTTGAATTTGGATCAGTTGGTCCTACCTCAGTGATATCTAAGGCAATGATCATACTCCCGGATGAttttcatttatgcaattcacCACTGTTCTCCACATGAATGTCCTCAAAATGTTGTCAAAAGAGATGGATTGACTTTCAAATCCTGATATGTTCTTATTTGAGTCCATTCACCAGCAGCTCTGTATCTATTGCTATTTCTCACAAGTCAAATTACTTTATGATGCTTAAGTAAGCCTTGTTTCATTTCTTTGCTTTGTGCTGAAACCTAAAGTAGCCTCATTCCGTGATTAGATATATGCATACCGCACTTCTATGCATTTCAGTTTCTTCTTAAAGAGGCTTTGATTTTCTATATTTGATGCTGACAACTGACATTGTCTCTTATTTTTTTAGGTTTTTCTGAAAGCAATGGCTGAGACTGGGCAAGTGAAGCTTTATGGTGAACATCCAACATTAACTGAAACTTCCCTTTACAGAGCTAGGCGCCATCTTTTCAAGGAAGAAAGGTTTAACCCATATGTGATGCTTTAGAAATGTTCACTTTCTCTCTTTCGTCCTTTCTCCTATTAAAATCTAAAGGCTGAAACAGGATTAGGAGATATGGACTGTTAACTAAATGAAAGTGAATAACAGTTGAAGTGGGAAGTTAAATAGGTAAAAAGTGGTGCAAAAAGGAGGAGGTTTTCTTAATCAAGAATAGGTACCCAAAGGATGTTTGAAATGAGCTAATAAACTAGTTATAAATGTCTGAGTTCTATTTATGCTTGCCATGGTTTTTTCTCTCATGTTTTTGCAAGGCATCAAACTTGCATCTTGATTATTATTGGCAAAAACTTGCTTTGGAATCAAGGTCTTTAAAAAGAACTTTTTTATGCTCAGCTAGGTGCTGATTTTTGCAGGTTGAAAGCTGAACAAGAAAGACTAGAAAGAATTGGTCCAGTGGCTTACTACTCTGAATGGGTGAAAGCATGGAAAAGAGACACTTCACGAGAAGCTATTCAGAAACATTTTGAAGAGACTGGTGAAGATGAAAATGCTCAACTGATTGAAATGTTCAGTTATCAAACAGATCGAGAATACAGGATTATGATGGGCACTGATGCCCGTATTCGAAGGGATCCTCTAGCAATGCGAATGCAAGAAGATCAAATAAAGCAAAGTACGCACTTCATACTGATAAGTTTTTCTTAGTGCCTAGATTTTTCTTTTGTTGTCAAGCAGATATAGTTATAGTACTTTCTGAAACACTGGCAGCTCTATATAGCTTGTAAAATTTTACTTTCCTGGTTAGATTTACGATGCATATTAATGGATATATTGGTGTAGAAGTTAGCATTTGACCCATGTTTTCACTCTTATGGTCTTAGCATTTGACCCATGTTTTCACTCTTATGGTCTAGAATAAAAGAtgtattttttttcctttatgtTTTTCTCTTGTACTCCCAATCCCATATTACATTTGTAACTGAGGTCTAAATTTGAAATTCATGCTTCTTCGCCCCTACTTGTAGGTGTGATATTTTGGAGTGCTACTTCTAAATTTAACCGCACATGCTATTGT is part of the Gossypium arboreum isolate Shixiya-1 chromosome 5, ASM2569848v2, whole genome shotgun sequence genome and harbors:
- the LOC108449958 gene encoding protein PLASTID TRANSCRIPTIONALLY ACTIVE 12, chloroplastic, with translation MSSLSVNFLCKDRFLTAGKPGYNHLQISSIGYFPAGILQARVGLNKVSKRANLFPCIKCEKKEEPIEHVSVERPPYYSYIDSTSGQLEPASGARASIPEEEYWPEGTASRVRAARAPEPTGTSAGSPSYGKSPGSRRKKHKTSAVAQSSQVSTEPNEPVVPEIVEDIVDDPKDSSSEYVIYQTETKEDEETEYELDKKFGRPHPFIDPKVKKPLEEPLTSEELWWNWRKPEKEQWSRWQRRRPDVETVFLKAMAETGQVKLYGEHPTLTETSLYRARRHLFKEERLKAEQERLERIGPVAYYSEWVKAWKRDTSREAIQKHFEETGEDENAQLIEMFSYQTDREYRIMMGTDARIRRDPLAMRMQEDQIKQIWGGDPVYPTVNYIQDPDEVIDYRGPDFHEPTPNMLAYLKEHGKIISREELEKILAMEKTEELEMTDLDDAMARAVDIGENEDEDDDDSEVDGEGEEEKINRNWSVLKSTPQLRKSKGKPKKEDPMSLEEAVDDSENLTDFLMDFEEEE